CTCCTTGTTCGTTAGCAGTAACAACGCTTTGGTTGGTGTAAGGCACAGTTGATAACCTGCTTCAACTCTTCTCTGTCTTCCGGCAGTACCGGTCGCAGCAGGTGATAAAAAATTCCTTCATTGCGCATCTTGCGTATCACCGGCAGCGATACCTCATTTGAAACCAGGATGATGGTCAGATTTCTGCAACATTTTTTAAAGAGCGGGATCAGGTCTGTTGCGGCAAGTTCATCAAAGCTGCTGCCCAACAGAATCACCTGTGCTGTTTTCTTCAGGATTCCCTGTAGCACGCCGGCTGCGGTGGTGGTGACGGTCACACTGTAGCCTGCCTCCATGCAGAGATCTGCCATCACCTTGCGGGATTCAGGGTGCTCCTCAGCAATCAAGATACGGCTCATGGCTGGCTCCTTCAGTGTTTGCTGGCGGTTACTTCTTTGTCTGAATGGGCAAACAGCCCTTTCAGCATGGAGGCAAATAGAATCATGGCCGGTACTGCCTGCAGCATGATTACCATGATGCCAAATCCTATGAATCCCCAGATCAGCAAGCCGTTATCTTCAGCTCCTGCCCCTGTAGTGGCAGCAAAGGCAGCTGCTGCACCTGCTCCACTTAATGCTATGACCATTTTGATGATGGTTGCTTTCATGACATCCTCCTTGTGCTGCATCAGTTCCTGCTTGTCTTCATACTAAGCATAGACAGTGCCAATAACTGAAAATGTACTGAATATCTGTGTAATATGCTGATATTATTTGATTCAATCTGTGCTAAAGCATGGGTGGAGCGGGATGGGGAATCTGTTGGAGAGTATTGCTTTGCTATGCACCAACCTGGCAAAGTTACGTGCGTAAACATATAACACGCTGAAAATACACTAATATAATGTGCTGAGGGAAAGCTGGCTGCTGTATGAGGGAATCATGCAGGGGGGATTGGCTGGCGTCAGACTCCTGGTTCCTGAATCGGCAGGCAAACCGCAATGGTCGTGCCTTCGTCTGAGGATGAGGCTATGGAGACAAAACCACCATGCTGCTGCAGGGTGCCAAAGGCCATGGAAAGCCCCAGTCCGGTGCCTTGCCCCACCTCTTTGGTGGTAAAGAACGGATCAAAGATCTTCTGCCTGATTTCTTCAGGAATACCAGAGCCCTGATCAGTCACCATCATGCGGGCAAATGGTCCACGGTGGGATGAGTTGTGGAGCCGTAACAACTCTGGATCTGGAATCAGTACCAGCCTGGTTTCAATCGTAATCGTGCCGCCGTTGGGCATGGCATCACGGGCATTGGTCAGCAGATTAAACAGCACCTGCTGCAGCAGGGTGCTGTCAGCCGTAATATGCAGCGGTTCCTGACAAGGGATGAACTCAAGCTGTACCGTCTTGGGCAACAGTTTCCGGCCTAATATGAGCGCGTCAGCCAGCATTCGGTTCAGTTCCAGTGGTTTCATCCGCATAAACTGCTTGCGGCTGAACGCCAGCATACTGCGGGTCAGGTTTGATCCTCGCTCCACCGCCGTGATCATCTCCTGCAGGCTGGTATACACCGGATCATCGGCGTTAAATCGCTCCATGGCCAGGCGGGTGTTGTTTGAGACAATCTGTAGAATGTTGTTGAAGTCATGGGCGATACCACCGGAAAGCTGGCCCACCGCCTCCATCTTCTGGGCCTGCCGTAGCTGTTCCTCAATCTGCAGTTTTTCCGTAATGTCCATAAAACTGCAGACCATCCCCACCGCCTGCTGACCATCCCGCATCGGCAAAACACTATAGGAGACCGGGAACGAGCTGCCATCCCTGCGCCAGAACAGTTCATTCTCAATCACATTGACCACGCCGGTTTCGCTCATCCGGTGGGCCGTACACTCCTCAGCCGGATAGTGGCTGCCATCCGGTCTGGTGTGGTGCATCAGGTTGTGCATCTGCTGTCCCAGCAACTGTTCCGGGGTGTCAAACCCCAGCATCCGGGCACAGGCCTTGTTGGCCATGGTGCAGCAACCATGATGATCAGTACCGTAGATCCCCTCCTGGGTTGAGTCCAGTAATAACTGGATTTTGTAAAGATGCTCCTGCTGTCTGGCATCACTGGCAAGCTGCTGTTTGCGCTTGATGGCAAAAAGCAGGCAGACAGCGCTCATCGCCACAAAGAGCAGTAATCCGACCGGTACCAGCGAACTCAGCAGATGCGCATGCAATTGACCTAAAAACTGATCATCAGACCGAACTCCGATCTGTGTCAGGAAGGTCTTGTGGGCATGCTCATCCACTTCAAAGAGAAACAACATGCTGCTGATATAGACCAAAGAGGCCGGAATAAAGCGGTTTAGAAACAATTTGCTCAATGACGGAAGCGCTTTCATTATGGCTTTAACCTTAATGTATATTAATTTTATATCTTGACTTATACCCCGAATACCCTATAAGGGCCATTATTAAATACATCTAATTATATCAAATATTTATATGTATATTCATATATTATGCAACCTCGTTGTGAGGTTATTCCACGAAGGAGGACGTGTATGAAATTACGGAAGTTAATGGCACGGATGGCGCTGTTGTTGGGGCTTTCCCTGGCGACAAGCGCAATCGCTGGTAATCATGCCGATTATGTCGGTGCTGGCCCTTTCAAGACAGGCCCTGAAGTGACCAAGAAGTGTATGGAGTGTCATGAGGCTGAGACCAAGTCGTTTATGAAATCAGTCCACTGGACCTGGGCTAAAAAGCAGAAAATCAACGGTAAGGAAATGGAGTATGGCAAGAAGAACGCTCTTAATAACTTCTGCGTTGCCATTGACTCCAACTGGCCGCGCTGCACCAGTTGTCATGCCGGCTATGGCTGGAAGGACAAGAGTTTTGATTTTAACAAGGCAGAAAACGTTGATTGTCTGGTCTGCCATGAAACCACCGGTACCTACAAAAAGACACCGGCTGGTGCAGGCAATCCTGACGCCAAGGTGGATCTGGCTAAGGTGGCCCAGTCAGTTGGTAAGCCGACCCGTGCAGCCTGTGGCTCCTGTCACTTTTATGGTGGCGGTGGTGACCGGGTAAAACACGGCGACCTTGACTCAAGCCTGGCCAAGCCGACAGCCGACATCGATGTTCATATGGGTGGTAAGGCCCAAATGACCTGTCAGTCCTGTCATAAGGGGGGTAAGGATCATGCCATCAAAGGTGAGGCAATTGCAGTATCCGTTGGTGCAGGCCCCCGTATCATGGGCTGTACTGACTGTCACAAAAAAAACGTGCATAAAAATGCTTTCCTGAACAAACATGCCAAAAAGGTTGCTTGTCAGACCTGTCATATTCCTACCTTTGCCAAGGCCAAGCCAACCAAGACCTGGTGGGATTGGTCCACTGCCGGGAAAAATATACCGGAAAAAGA
Above is a window of Trichlorobacter lovleyi SZ DNA encoding:
- a CDS encoding tetrathionate reductase family octaheme c-type cytochrome, with protein sequence MKLRKLMARMALLLGLSLATSAIAGNHADYVGAGPFKTGPEVTKKCMECHEAETKSFMKSVHWTWAKKQKINGKEMEYGKKNALNNFCVAIDSNWPRCTSCHAGYGWKDKSFDFNKAENVDCLVCHETTGTYKKTPAGAGNPDAKVDLAKVAQSVGKPTRAACGSCHFYGGGGDRVKHGDLDSSLAKPTADIDVHMGGKAQMTCQSCHKGGKDHAIKGEAIAVSVGAGPRIMGCTDCHKKNVHKNAFLNKHAKKVACQTCHIPTFAKAKPTKTWWDWSTAGKNIPEKDIPKDAYGEKTYAKMKGDFKWEKDVVPTYAWYNGTVERVLLGDKIDPSKVVKLSAAKGDRNDPNAKIMPFKIMRGKQPYDSVNNTVAVVNTFGPPTSETAYWVKYDWNKAIEAGMKAAGQPYSGKYGFIETSMVWAVNHMVAPKDKALKCNDCHGDKGRLDWKALGYKGDPKNPANR
- a CDS encoding response regulator; translation: MSRILIAEEHPESRKVMADLCMEAGYSVTVTTTAAGVLQGILKKTAQVILLGSSFDELAATDLIPLFKKCCRNLTIILVSNEVSLPVIRKMRNEGIFYHLLRPVLPEDREELKQVINCALHQPKRCYC
- a CDS encoding two-component system sensor histidine kinase NtrB; translated protein: MKALPSLSKLFLNRFIPASLVYISSMLFLFEVDEHAHKTFLTQIGVRSDDQFLGQLHAHLLSSLVPVGLLLFVAMSAVCLLFAIKRKQQLASDARQQEHLYKIQLLLDSTQEGIYGTDHHGCCTMANKACARMLGFDTPEQLLGQQMHNLMHHTRPDGSHYPAEECTAHRMSETGVVNVIENELFWRRDGSSFPVSYSVLPMRDGQQAVGMVCSFMDITEKLQIEEQLRQAQKMEAVGQLSGGIAHDFNNILQIVSNNTRLAMERFNADDPVYTSLQEMITAVERGSNLTRSMLAFSRKQFMRMKPLELNRMLADALILGRKLLPKTVQLEFIPCQEPLHITADSTLLQQVLFNLLTNARDAMPNGGTITIETRLVLIPDPELLRLHNSSHRGPFARMMVTDQGSGIPEEIRQKIFDPFFTTKEVGQGTGLGLSMAFGTLQQHGGFVSIASSSDEGTTIAVCLPIQEPGV